The following are encoded in a window of Hirundo rustica isolate bHirRus1 chromosome 23, bHirRus1.pri.v3, whole genome shotgun sequence genomic DNA:
- the NLRX1 gene encoding NLR family member X1 isoform X2, protein MSRAMQCQGCLPWSSWAQLPRRLAGSAGTRSVSVCAAAVPGPAGRCFLRKLLRTSSISLPRSCVRSLQGDSQESSAQPGSSRHGQSQLRNVASSGAIRKHQKSLSAWFSHQPNEERQFGPSFSLDAVHVDPVIRESSLEEILKPSPDLTIQNQLQQPRRKVISLHNLFDVDACGRQVKNVVLYGTVGTGKSTLIKKMVVDWCHGRLPRFELVIPFSCEDLSHSHAHVSLRRLITKKYQHLRDVVPVLEASNLRVLFILNGLERLNLDFRLAGTELCCDPNEPVPPSAIVVNLLRKYLLPEASIIVTTRPSAVRRIPGKYVGRYAEICGFSDTNLQKLYFQMRLSQPGCSGEESQDRSSAEQENLVEMLSRNLERHNQITAACFLPSYCWLVCTTLHFLYFTRTVPPSQTLTGIYTSFLRLNFSGEVLDSTDPTHISMMKYVAKTVGKLAYEGVMSRKTCFSEEDLRQCFEVEMKTESELNLLEVFRSDVFRFFLSPCVQPGKEHTFVFTIPAMQEYLAALYVVLGEKKTLAQRLGKELSEVIGKVSEDVAVVVNIVSKVLPLRFLPVLFNLLKIFPRYFSRVSGKDRDAIAHTMAEELFKEEDYYNDDVLDQINSSILGVEGPMRHPDEAPDDEVFELFPIFMGGILSRRNRAILEQLGCSIKNLAAFEIAQAMKKTVIRKGRRGLPPSELMDYLFFLHEFQNERFTAEAIRSLRAVNLSSIKMTPLKCSVLASVMSTTCHEVEELNLTSCNLDSGSLRILFPVLLRCKALHLQLNSLGSDACKEIRDLLLHDKCAVSSLRLANNPVGEQGARYLAEALAGNRSLTQLSLLHTALGDPGAEAIARHLAENRRLRELNLGYNSLTDSAALRVVEVAKRHETLDKVHLYFNDISEDGKRALDSLRMDRDGVRALVFLTAGTDVSDYWSHILNVVQRNLPFWDRERVRQHLALLLQDLESSRSQTANPWRKAKFLRVESED, encoded by the exons ATGTCCCGGGCCatgcagtgccagggctgcctgccctggagcagctgggcgCAGCTGCCGCGGCGCCTGGCAGGGAGCGCGGGGACCCGCAGCGTGTCTGTGTGCGCTGCTGCCGTGCCAG GTCCTGCAGGCAGGTGTTTCCTCAGGAAGCTCCTCCGCACAAGCAGCATCTCCCTCCCCAG GAGCTGTGTTCGCTCTCTCCAGGGAGActcccaggagagctctgcccagcccgGCTCCTCTCGCCATGGTCAGTCCCAGCTGAGGAACGTGGCCTCTTCTG GTGCCATCAGGAAGCACCAGAAAAGCCTGTCTGCGTGGTTCAGCCACCAGCCCAATGAGGAGAGGCAGTTCGGCCCTTCCTTCTCGCTGGATGCCGTTCACGTGGACCCAGTGATCCGGGAGAGCTCCCTGGAGGAGATTCTGAAGCCCTCCCCTGATTTAACCATCCAgaaccagctccagcagccccgtAGGAAGGTCATCAGCCTCCACAACCTCTTTGACGTGGATGCCTGTGGGCGGCAGGTGAAGAACGTGGTGCTCTACGGCACCGTGGGCACGGGCAAGAGCACGCTCATCAAGAAGATGGTGGTGGACTGGTGCCACGGCCGCCTGCCCCGCTTCGAGCTGGTCATCCCCTTCTCCTGCGAGGACCTGTCCCACAGCCACGCCCACGTGTCCCTGCGGCGCCTCATCACCAAGAAGTACCAGCACCTCCGGGACGTGGTGCCGGTGCTGGAAGCTTCCAACCTCAGGGTGCTCTTCATCCTCAACGGGCTGGAGCGCCTCAACCTGGACTTCCGCCTGGCTGGCACggagctgtgctgtgacccCAACGAGCCCGTGCCTCCCTCTGCCATCGTGGTCAACCTGCTGCGGAAATACCTCCTGCCCGAG gccaGCATCATCGTCACCACGCGCCCCTCGGCCGTGCGCCGCATCCCTGGCAAGTACGTGGGACGCTACGCCGAGATCTGCGGCTTCTCCGACACCAACCTGCAGAAGCTCTACTTCCAGATGCGTCTCAGCCAGCCCGGCTGCTCCGGAGAGGAAAGCCAGGACCGCAGCTCGGCCGAGCAGGAGAACCTGGTGGAGATGTTGTCGAGGAACTTGGAGCGCCACAACCAAATAACGGCTGCCTGCTTCTTGCCCTCCTACTGCTGGCTGGTGTGCACCACCCTGCACTTCCTCTACTTCACCAGGACGGTTCCTCCCAGCCAGACCCTGACTGGCATCTACACCAGCTTCCTGAGGCTCAACTTCAGCGGGGAGGTGCTGGACAGCACCGACCCCACCCACATCTCCATGATGAAGTACGTGGCCAAGACAGTGGGCAAGCTGGCCTACGAGGGGGTGATGTCCCGCAAGACCTGCTTCTCAGAGGAAGACCTGCGGCAGTGCTTCGAGGTGGAGATGAAGACGGAAAGCGAGCTCAACCTCCTGGAGGTTTTCCGCAGCGACGTCTTCCGCTTCTTCCTCAGCCCGTGCGTGCAGCCGGGCAAGGAGCACACCTTCGTCTTCACCATCCCCGCCATGCAGGAGTACCTGGCAGCTCTCTACGTGGTGCTGGGCGAGAAGAAGACCCTGGCCCAGagactggggaaggagctgtCAGAGGTCATCGGGAAAGTGAGCGAAGATGTGGCTGTGGTCGTGAACATCGTCTCCAAGGTGCTGCCCCTGCGCTTCCTCCCCGTGCTCTTCAACCTGCTCAAGATCTTCCCTCGCTACTTCTCCCGGGTGAGCGGCAAGGACAGGGATGCCATTGCCCACACCATGGCAGAGGAGCTGTTCAAAGAGGAGGACTACTACAACGACGACGTCTTGGACCAGATCAACTCCAGCATCCTGGGTGTGGAGGGCCCCATGCGCCACCCCGACGAGGCCCCGGATGACGAGGTCTTCGAGCTCTTCCCCATTTTCATGGGCGGGATCCTGTCCCGCCGCAACCGCGccatcctggagcagctgggctgctccaTCAAGAACCTGGCGGCCTTCGAGATCGCCCAGGCCATGAAGAAGACGGTGATCAGGAAGGGCCGCAGGGGCCTGCCCCCCTCCGAGCTCATGGACTACCTGTTCTTCCTGCACGAGTTCCAGAACGAGCGCTTCACGGCCGAGGCCATCCGCTCCCTCCGCGCTGTCAACCTCTCCTCCATCAAGATGACTCCTCTCAAGTGCTCTGTGCTGGCATCTGTCATGAGCACCACGTGTCATGAGGTGGAGGAGCTGAACCTGACCTCCTGCAACCTGGACAGTGGCAGCTTGAGGATCCtcttccctgtcctgctgcgATGCAAAGCTCTCCA TCTGCAGCTCAACAGCCTGGGCTCCGACGCCTGCAAGGAGATCCGTGACCTGCTCCTGCACGACAAGTGTGCGGTGAGCAGCCTGCG GCTGGCCAACAACCCGGTGGGCGAGCAGGGCGCTCGGTACCTGGCCGAGGCGCTGGCCGGCAACCGCTCGCTGACCCAGCTGTCGCTGCTGCACACCGCGCTGGGCGACCCCGGCGCCGAGGCCATCGCCCGGCACCTGGCCGAGAACCGGCGCCTGCGGGAGCTCAACCTGGGCTACAACTCCCTGACGGACTCGGCGGCCCTGCGCGTGGTGGAGGTGGCCAAAAGGCACGAGACGCTGGACAAAGTGCA TCTCTACTTCAACGACATCAGCGAGGATGGCAAGAGGGCACTTGACAGCCTGCGCATGGACCGGGACGGCGTCAGGGCTCTGGTTTTCCTCACGGCGGGCACCGACGTCTCCGATTACTGGTCCCACATCCTGAACGTGGTGCAGAGGAACCTGCCCTTCTGGGACCGCGAGCGGGTCCGGCAGCACCTcgccctcctcctgcaggacctGGAGAGCAGCCGCAGCCAGACTGCCAATCCCTGGAGGAAAGCCAAATTCCTGCGAGTCGAGAGCGAG GACTGA
- the NLRX1 gene encoding NLR family member X1 isoform X1, producing the protein MSRAMQCQGCLPWSSWAQLPRRLAGSAGTRSVSVCAAAVPGPAGRCFLRKLLRTSSISLPRSCVRSLQGDSQESSAQPGSSRHGQSQLRNVASSGAIRKHQKSLSAWFSHQPNEERQFGPSFSLDAVHVDPVIRESSLEEILKPSPDLTIQNQLQQPRRKVISLHNLFDVDACGRQVKNVVLYGTVGTGKSTLIKKMVVDWCHGRLPRFELVIPFSCEDLSHSHAHVSLRRLITKKYQHLRDVVPVLEASNLRVLFILNGLERLNLDFRLAGTELCCDPNEPVPPSAIVVNLLRKYLLPEASIIVTTRPSAVRRIPGKYVGRYAEICGFSDTNLQKLYFQMRLSQPGCSGEESQDRSSAEQENLVEMLSRNLERHNQITAACFLPSYCWLVCTTLHFLYFTRTVPPSQTLTGIYTSFLRLNFSGEVLDSTDPTHISMMKYVAKTVGKLAYEGVMSRKTCFSEEDLRQCFEVEMKTESELNLLEVFRSDVFRFFLSPCVQPGKEHTFVFTIPAMQEYLAALYVVLGEKKTLAQRLGKELSEVIGKVSEDVAVVVNIVSKVLPLRFLPVLFNLLKIFPRYFSRVSGKDRDAIAHTMAEELFKEEDYYNDDVLDQINSSILGVEGPMRHPDEAPDDEVFELFPIFMGGILSRRNRAILEQLGCSIKNLAAFEIAQAMKKTVIRKGRRGLPPSELMDYLFFLHEFQNERFTAEAIRSLRAVNLSSIKMTPLKCSVLASVMSTTCHEVEELNLTSCNLDSGSLRILFPVLLRCKALHLQLNSLGSDACKEIRDLLLHDKCAVSSLRLANNPVGEQGARYLAEALAGNRSLTQLSLLHTALGDPGAEAIARHLAENRRLRELNLGYNSLTDSAALRVVEVAKRHETLDKVHLYFNDISEDGKRALDSLRMDRDGVRALVFLTAGTDVSDYWSHILNVVQRNLPFWDRERVRQHLALLLQDLESSRSQTANPWRKAKFLRVESEVKKMLGKLQDGSL; encoded by the exons ATGTCCCGGGCCatgcagtgccagggctgcctgccctggagcagctgggcgCAGCTGCCGCGGCGCCTGGCAGGGAGCGCGGGGACCCGCAGCGTGTCTGTGTGCGCTGCTGCCGTGCCAG GTCCTGCAGGCAGGTGTTTCCTCAGGAAGCTCCTCCGCACAAGCAGCATCTCCCTCCCCAG GAGCTGTGTTCGCTCTCTCCAGGGAGActcccaggagagctctgcccagcccgGCTCCTCTCGCCATGGTCAGTCCCAGCTGAGGAACGTGGCCTCTTCTG GTGCCATCAGGAAGCACCAGAAAAGCCTGTCTGCGTGGTTCAGCCACCAGCCCAATGAGGAGAGGCAGTTCGGCCCTTCCTTCTCGCTGGATGCCGTTCACGTGGACCCAGTGATCCGGGAGAGCTCCCTGGAGGAGATTCTGAAGCCCTCCCCTGATTTAACCATCCAgaaccagctccagcagccccgtAGGAAGGTCATCAGCCTCCACAACCTCTTTGACGTGGATGCCTGTGGGCGGCAGGTGAAGAACGTGGTGCTCTACGGCACCGTGGGCACGGGCAAGAGCACGCTCATCAAGAAGATGGTGGTGGACTGGTGCCACGGCCGCCTGCCCCGCTTCGAGCTGGTCATCCCCTTCTCCTGCGAGGACCTGTCCCACAGCCACGCCCACGTGTCCCTGCGGCGCCTCATCACCAAGAAGTACCAGCACCTCCGGGACGTGGTGCCGGTGCTGGAAGCTTCCAACCTCAGGGTGCTCTTCATCCTCAACGGGCTGGAGCGCCTCAACCTGGACTTCCGCCTGGCTGGCACggagctgtgctgtgacccCAACGAGCCCGTGCCTCCCTCTGCCATCGTGGTCAACCTGCTGCGGAAATACCTCCTGCCCGAG gccaGCATCATCGTCACCACGCGCCCCTCGGCCGTGCGCCGCATCCCTGGCAAGTACGTGGGACGCTACGCCGAGATCTGCGGCTTCTCCGACACCAACCTGCAGAAGCTCTACTTCCAGATGCGTCTCAGCCAGCCCGGCTGCTCCGGAGAGGAAAGCCAGGACCGCAGCTCGGCCGAGCAGGAGAACCTGGTGGAGATGTTGTCGAGGAACTTGGAGCGCCACAACCAAATAACGGCTGCCTGCTTCTTGCCCTCCTACTGCTGGCTGGTGTGCACCACCCTGCACTTCCTCTACTTCACCAGGACGGTTCCTCCCAGCCAGACCCTGACTGGCATCTACACCAGCTTCCTGAGGCTCAACTTCAGCGGGGAGGTGCTGGACAGCACCGACCCCACCCACATCTCCATGATGAAGTACGTGGCCAAGACAGTGGGCAAGCTGGCCTACGAGGGGGTGATGTCCCGCAAGACCTGCTTCTCAGAGGAAGACCTGCGGCAGTGCTTCGAGGTGGAGATGAAGACGGAAAGCGAGCTCAACCTCCTGGAGGTTTTCCGCAGCGACGTCTTCCGCTTCTTCCTCAGCCCGTGCGTGCAGCCGGGCAAGGAGCACACCTTCGTCTTCACCATCCCCGCCATGCAGGAGTACCTGGCAGCTCTCTACGTGGTGCTGGGCGAGAAGAAGACCCTGGCCCAGagactggggaaggagctgtCAGAGGTCATCGGGAAAGTGAGCGAAGATGTGGCTGTGGTCGTGAACATCGTCTCCAAGGTGCTGCCCCTGCGCTTCCTCCCCGTGCTCTTCAACCTGCTCAAGATCTTCCCTCGCTACTTCTCCCGGGTGAGCGGCAAGGACAGGGATGCCATTGCCCACACCATGGCAGAGGAGCTGTTCAAAGAGGAGGACTACTACAACGACGACGTCTTGGACCAGATCAACTCCAGCATCCTGGGTGTGGAGGGCCCCATGCGCCACCCCGACGAGGCCCCGGATGACGAGGTCTTCGAGCTCTTCCCCATTTTCATGGGCGGGATCCTGTCCCGCCGCAACCGCGccatcctggagcagctgggctgctccaTCAAGAACCTGGCGGCCTTCGAGATCGCCCAGGCCATGAAGAAGACGGTGATCAGGAAGGGCCGCAGGGGCCTGCCCCCCTCCGAGCTCATGGACTACCTGTTCTTCCTGCACGAGTTCCAGAACGAGCGCTTCACGGCCGAGGCCATCCGCTCCCTCCGCGCTGTCAACCTCTCCTCCATCAAGATGACTCCTCTCAAGTGCTCTGTGCTGGCATCTGTCATGAGCACCACGTGTCATGAGGTGGAGGAGCTGAACCTGACCTCCTGCAACCTGGACAGTGGCAGCTTGAGGATCCtcttccctgtcctgctgcgATGCAAAGCTCTCCA TCTGCAGCTCAACAGCCTGGGCTCCGACGCCTGCAAGGAGATCCGTGACCTGCTCCTGCACGACAAGTGTGCGGTGAGCAGCCTGCG GCTGGCCAACAACCCGGTGGGCGAGCAGGGCGCTCGGTACCTGGCCGAGGCGCTGGCCGGCAACCGCTCGCTGACCCAGCTGTCGCTGCTGCACACCGCGCTGGGCGACCCCGGCGCCGAGGCCATCGCCCGGCACCTGGCCGAGAACCGGCGCCTGCGGGAGCTCAACCTGGGCTACAACTCCCTGACGGACTCGGCGGCCCTGCGCGTGGTGGAGGTGGCCAAAAGGCACGAGACGCTGGACAAAGTGCA TCTCTACTTCAACGACATCAGCGAGGATGGCAAGAGGGCACTTGACAGCCTGCGCATGGACCGGGACGGCGTCAGGGCTCTGGTTTTCCTCACGGCGGGCACCGACGTCTCCGATTACTGGTCCCACATCCTGAACGTGGTGCAGAGGAACCTGCCCTTCTGGGACCGCGAGCGGGTCCGGCAGCACCTcgccctcctcctgcaggacctGGAGAGCAGCCGCAGCCAGACTGCCAATCCCTGGAGGAAAGCCAAATTCCTGCGAGTCGAGAGCGAGGTCAAGAAAATGCTGGGGAAACTGCAGGATGGGAGCCTCTAA